The Leishmania donovani BPK282A1 complete genome, chromosome 10 genomic interval GAGGGGTGAAGTCGGTGGTCCAAGGGGCGTGTATGCGTTTTCCTCGTATATACGTGGCCTATAGACGACGCGCACTTGTGTTCGACAAGGAAGTGGAcgaaagggggtgggggcacaCGGGGGAGCCAAAGGGGGCGGTGCACTGGTGTGTAGGGTACAGGTGGCGTAGCTTGTTTGTGGAGCTTCCTGGTGCCACGGCGTCGTATCGACTGGTGTCTaggagggatggaggggccagagagagagagggagagagcaagaagagCAAGAAAAGACacgtgtgtgagtgcgtgcggTTGTCCGTATgtgcaagagagagacacggcGCGCGCAAGTGTGGAGGCACGGCGGGGATATGGTGTAGATACTCGAAGGAAGAGAACTGCACAGAGGAAAGGGAGACGAGGACTTGGAAGCAAAGGAGAGGGCGTGCGCTCCGgatgcacatgcacacacacaaacaaaacacacgcatgcatggCAATGTAGGATTGCTCAGAAggcgggtgtgcgcgcgcgtttgaaggaaggggaggggggaccGCCCAGCCGCTGCGGAGAAGAGACTGACCTGCCTCCCTcgagtgtgcgtgtttgcagCTGCACGCCTGCATCAAATGAAGCGACGTGAACTATGAAGTCCCCGTTCACAGCCCTGCGCACTCTCCCTCGTCACCGgcgcaagagcagcagtgcggTATGAAGGGGACGAGGCGCAGGTTTCTCGTTTTGCGACCCcttcgttgtgtgtgtgtgtgtgtgcgtgtgcgtgtgtgtgtgtgccgggaGAGAGGAACAGAAGCACGGGAAAAAGGGACGAGAGTCAACGAGCCACAGAcatgccccctccccccgcacaCTGCGCGTCCTCAGATACAAGACCACACAAACATACATACAGAAAACAGGTTATAATACCGGGAGTGGGAGGACGATGACAACAGCATTACGtcgagaggagggggagggcaagaaaaaaaaagaaaaacgacgAAGAACGGCGAGACGGCACCACACACGGACACGGACggcaggagagggaggttAGGGGTgaagagagagcagcagccgcctcctcctAATCTCAGCGGAGAATAGGCAAGGGTCCAAACAAGAGAGAGTGTGCCAGAGCGGGGCAACGCCAAGCAAGCACGCATTATCAAcggcgggggagggaaggcgagggggagaggaaaaTACAGGGTTGAAGCGAAAGAAGGCATCACGGGCACACAGCTGGAAATTATGACGGCAGGTACTTATGTGAAACTCACCATCGCGCCGGCGAAAGGTCGTGTCGTAAAGAGAGTTggtgggaaggggagggccAGCAACTGCTGTCGGCGGTTGTACGGGCCGTTCAGTCACGTCAGCCACCACGCACAActgaagcagcggcgacaaaacgaaaaaagaagaggtgCGTTCGATTACTCTCGCACCCGTGTATGAAGCAGCAGTGCTGTGATGGAAACatcgagccgctgcagccagaGCCCTTGCCGATGGAGGAGgcaacatcagcagcagcgaccgcaGAAGCGCCATGTAGTCCTCGTACGACCAGCCTGGTCGGCTGTCGCGACGTGTTTTGCCCTTTTGTCGGCCAAGTCCCATTCACTTCTCTGTTGTGTCCTCTCTTCGTCTCCGCCATACGCCAAACACCTCGCCGGATCCCTTTAGCGTCCACTTTCTCTGTTCTGCCGTGCGTTCTTCACGAGCATACTACACACCCTCCGCTCTGTATCTGCTCAGTTGGCGCAGCACTGGcgcttcttctgcttctcctcctcctcctccacaagCAGGCGGCCACCGGGGCCGAGGATGCGGCCCGCGTGCTTGGCGCCTGGATTCGCTACGGAGGCGATGTACGTGGCGAGCTGCTGAAACGCCTGCGATACGTTTGTGTTCTCCTTCGCGCTCGTCTCGAGGTAGCAGAGGCAGCTGTGGTACCGCGCCCACGCGTCCGCCTCGCTCTTGGCTATTTGGCGATGACTCCCCAGGACGATTCCCTCACCCTGCTCGTCGAGGTGGCTCTCTACGAGGTCCAGCTTGCACCCAACCAGGATGAgaggcggcaccaccggcgaGTACCGCTCTAGCCGCTCATACCACTGATCGAGATCCTCGAAGGACTGCCGATTCGTAAGGTCGAAGCACAGTAGCGCGCCCTGGCAGTTGCGGTAGAAGGCGGTCGTGAGCGTGACGAAATCGTCCTGCCCGCTCGTGTCCCAGACCTGCAgccgcacgcagcgcggccTCTTTTCGAGGGTGTTGCAGCTACTGTACTTGAAGTCCATCCCTAAGGTGGGGACGAGGTCGGGGTAGAACGCACCATCGCAGAATCGGGACGTGATGTTGCTCTTCCCTACACTAACGCTCCCAATCACGATGATCTTGTATGCCAAATCTTCCTCCATCGTATTTTGCTCGTCGGCGTTCGGCCTCGTCCGTTTCTACGCTGTTGCGCCTAGCTGAATAACTATGGTGGAGGTGGGGATGACTGCAACCGAGATGACACTCGTTTTTCAAGTCGAGTGTGGCAAAGAACCGAGGAGAGCGCGGCCAAGGCAGGGAGCGAGGAGCGGTGATGCGCAATACAGTGTACCTCCGGTGGTACTCAGAACAGCAGCACGAAGCGGCAGTAGTTCCGACGAGGGCACGCAGCACTAAAGAGCGCTTGAAAGGGATGCACAAAGGAGGACGGGGcgtcggtgtgtgcgcggttcaaggaggaagagctgcaggggagtgcagagagagagacacacgcacatacacgcatacatgtGCACATGTATGCGTGTCGGGCGAAGCAGACAAGTGAGGACGGAGCGGAAAGGGCACAGAGACACGCCAGCTCTGACGCTTACACAAGCTCAACAacaaaggagaagagagggtcgcagcagctgaaaaaagaaaaacagaacaGAAGAAAGTGGGTGGGTAGGTAGGCCAGCAGCAGACCAGGGAgtgggaagggagagggtgggcTCTGGGAGGGTCTGTGGCGCACTGTCAGTGTTGCCACCAATATACACCCAGACACACTCTCTCCTCTTGTGATGATAGACCACAGCAGTGATGGCGGCAGCAATGGACAGCAAGCACTCGCTCTCGCGCTCTGCGGCGTTGCCTTGCCGTTGGTGACTTCGTATTGCGTGTGCTGTTTGCGTATGTTTGCCGatgagagaggggggtgaggggggtggggggcgtTTCCTTACATGCATAAAAGGAGGCGGGAGATACACAGGCGACCGTAGACCAATAGGTACGCGTGACACCGCCTGCGCGTATGCGCGGCCGTGTGTGCCCGTGCATCCATAATAAGTGCATCTACGCTAGTGCGCGCTGTGCTCTGGCAAGCATGCGGAAAACATCCGTGGGCGGGACAGGCAGCGTtagaggtggcggcggcgtactCGTCCTTTTCGCGTGCGGACAGACGCGGGACTGCGcgggagagaaaaaaatTTATATTGTTTCTTAAGAGTTCATTCGATCAGAGGATATGAGTCCAGCTCCCCTCTATCCGGCCTTGTCACAGCgtccccatcgcgtggtgccatGCAACAGCAGACAAGTGCTACCGCAATGCCCACgtgggcaccgcagcacagcctctgcctcacactCTGCCCGCCCCCCTGCCTCGCAGGtcaggtcgcctcacagccgctcccatggTGCCGGCAGCCACCTGATGCATCCCCCTCGAGGTGGCtcaggcgccccacaccTGCAGGCAGTGCCAGGGCGGGGTGAAGATGCATTGGAGTGGCATTGGCACTGTGCCCAtgatgtggatggcacacgcgtgttcGCTGTCTCAGGCCGGTccaacgcaacgccgtccaccaccccaccgccgacatcagcagccatgcatcgctctggcaTCCTCAACCGCGTGGGTGATTGTCGCTGGCACAACCAGAGGTGGCTTGACATCGACAGGGGTCAAGAGGGCGCCTGGCTTCCCCCCACGCAGAGTCGGGGTACTGAGCCCTGACAccacacacggagaggggTATCCCTACGTCAGCAGGGCATGTGGCGAAAACGAGCTTAAACATCTGGATTAGTGGAAAGAGCATGGAGGTAGCGCAGAGCAGCGGATGCCTTGAAGAGGCAGAGATACACAGGAAGAGGATGGGTACCCACCGGTGCGTGAAAGCAGCTGAACGCTTGTTGTGGTGGTTGACTGCTGTGCATGGATTGGAGCATCACACATACTCATGCAGGCATGTGCATCCATATGCGTCACAGGAGCGGAGGCATCGGCGAGACCTTGCCCTCATCTCtcggcagagagagagacgcaatGGGAGAAGCGTTCAACAAGTTTACAGGAAAAGGAGGATGCGCGATGCACTCTACCGGTACCAGGTGgggtgcgcctcctccaaTTTCTGCCGGAGACAGTGCACACGCGGTGCCTTGTACGGCGGCGAGTTCACAAGTGTAAGGATATGAAAGGCGACGCCGGCAAACAGGCCAAGGGCCATCACAATGAATACGACAACGCGCACCGGCAAGAACTTATCAATGACATCTGTGTTTGATGGCAGCTGACGTTCTCGGTAGTAGGTCGCAGGCACTACCGCGGTGGTGTTGGCGGCAGGGCCATGCGGACTTGTCAGGATGCAGCCGTACACAATGAAGGGCAGCACGGTGCAGCCGAGAATGATGAACAGGGCTGACTGTGGGGCTAAGTAGGAGCCCACGAGCGCAATAAGTATGGCCACACCAACGGTGACGAGTACCGCGAAGGTACCTGCGCCGACACCCAGTATCATCCTTTGCAAGCGTAacggggtggggtgggtgggagagCGCCGCGGTACGTGCAGGTCTATCTAtctgtgtgcttgcgtgtatGTTGTCCCTCCGACGAGGAGGGTGTTGACTCTATGAAGACGACTTGCTCAATGTCACCCCTGTCcaagtacacacacacacacacatacatccACTGAGACACAAGGGCATAGCAGCAAGACTAGTGCACAAAAAGAAGTGCTCGCACGGATCAGTGTGCGCTCGCAGGATGGTGAGAGGCTCCCAGCGCACACCCAACATGAAAGAAACACGAGAAGGGTAAGACGGCCTATGAGAGAGCAGCTCCCAGGATACTGAAAGAGGCAACGGCGGACGGGGAGAAGCGCAAAGAGGGGAAAAAGAGGGTGGAGGCTCTATGGAGCCAACGTCCTCTGGAGGCCGCGCCGCGACGTCAcgacgcacacatgcacactcACAAATAAAAGCAAGGGCACCGTGAGAGGAATagagcgaggaggatggGCGTGATACAAGCGTATTAATTGTCTGGACTAGagagcaccagcaccgcgaCATTCTTGCAAGTCGAATGGCCATAGGGCTGACGCAGATGCAGTAGCAGCAGAGGGCGaagaaaggggaagagaggccTCTCCATGTGCGCAACAGCACAAACACGGGTGCAGACGGAGAGGTCTCGGCCCACATGGTGCCCATGCCACCTACTTCGTCCTTTCGCCCTTTCCCTCTGTGCTGACCTCCGCCGCGTGGGACGCGTGTGTACTGCAAACACAGAAAGCAGCAACATCTTCGAATGCTCGACACGTGAAGCCTCGGTGTGGCCCTCTGGGATGCTCATGCTCTTTCTTTGAGGCAAAACAACAGTGCGCCCAATTCAGCATCAACTCTCCTGTACAactgtgtgtctgcctgcATATCGGTGTCGCCTTCTGTACAGAAAGAAGCACCGCGTGGGCGATgaccacacacgcaaaccTACTTcagagacgaggaggaggcgtgaTTAGTGACatggtggagagggagagaaacaaagagagacgcagaggACCGCACAGATGAGGTGAATGACGTGAAGACGCCCtacagagagacacacacccacacacacgcgcacgcaaacGCACACAGCGAGCTTGGACCGGCTCTTATTTTCGGCGTGCCCGTGTATtccccctcacacacgaAAAAGGCAACCAAAGCATACACCCACGCAGCCACAGCTCACCtaccgctgcagcactgctgctAAGCCCTGGCCGCCTGGGACGAACCGTGCTGTCATTGAATCGGGGCATGCGTCTTGCGGGCACTTCTTGTCCttcctcgcccctcctccacacatGTGCTGCGAGATCGGTGCCAGACGGACGCGAGTGGGCTGCACGCCTTCATCCAAGTGGTCCGTGTGCAGGGTCCTGCTCGAtagtggaggcggcggcatctgCCGTGCGGGTCGTAGGGGGATGTCGACCTGCCGTCTCAGACCAATAGCAAGCTCCGTGATCCATGCAGTTGGTGTCGACTCCTCTGCCGCTGACGATTCGGCAAGCTTGTGAACGTTGATGTGGTGTTCCCATCCACAATGACCGACGACAGACTGAAATGAGAGGTGTACGCGACGGGCCAGCAGTGCCAGCATTCGGGTCCGAGATACGCCTCCACATGCCGTCCTCCACCGCTGTAGGTCCCGCCGTGAGAGCGCCATGAGAAGAAAGTGCGCAACACGAAGAAGACAAAGAAAAGATCCCGTGTGGCCGCAGCTGGCAAACACGGACCTGCGCTCACAGAAGAGGGCACGGTCACAATATACATGGGCTTCGAGAGCAGCATCCTGCCATagcaccggcacacgcggaCACCTATAGTCGAGCAAACAATGCAGTTGGTACATCTTCTAAAAACGGAGGAAAAACACACGCAAAAGGAAGGCGAGACTCACTGGGTCAACAGCAAGCAGCAACATGCCTCTGCCAGCGTCAGCCAAAGCCGCCGCACACGTAGCGACTACAAGCACCGATCCCAGTACTTGAAGTAGTCCTCGTCTACCGCGTTTTTGTAGAGCTCGTCTAACTGGGCCTTACGTTtggctgctgcttgtgcCTGCATCTTGTGAGtctccgccagctgctcgcgctcAGCTCGGCGTTCGCGCTCGCGCTGACGATCGAGAGCGTTTGCCATTCGCAGCTGCATGTTTTCCTGCAGCGACCACTGCCTTTGCTCCTCCACCTCTaaaagacgacgacggcggagctcgcggagctgctcatcTTGGCCGGCTCGCAGGAGGGTCTTCTGCTTCTCCGACATGCCCTTGTAGCGCTCTGCcatgacgctgccgccaagcTCGCTGACTACGGTTTCGCGCTCGTTGAGGAAGTCGCTGTCCATCTGGTACGCCATCTCTTGCAGGCCGAGGCGAgtgtcctcctccttggcgcGCACAGCctcgcgtcgctgctgctcagcgaGCGCGCGGTTGAAATCGGCCCCGTTCTTCTCCATGAgcctgcgctgctccgccacctTTTGCTCCACCTCGTACAGGCGGTGGTTCACCTCCTCGTTGCGGTCGTCGAACGCGCGGtcgcgctcctgctccaTCCACTTCTTCGCGAGCTTCTCGttcacctgctgctgcgcccactgccgctgctgccgctgctgcgccgccctgcGTGCCGCGTAGTCGAGATCCTCGCCTTCAAACTTCTGCAGCGACGATGGTCCGTTACGAgggtcgtcgtcgccgatgCGTGCCGGAAGCTCCTTGCGCCGTGCCTCCGGGTCGTTAAGGTCCCACTCGCGGCCCATCTCTTTCTTCTGAAAGGTCTGGCGGTAGTCCTGCAGCTCCTTTTCTCGAGCTGCGCGAATGGAATTCAcctcctgctgcagtgcaCACGCATGGCGGTCCATCAGGAGTGCCTGTCGGTCGTAGTAGTCattcctctccttttccagccggcgcagcgcttcctTCTCACGCACCTGCGCATCCAAGGCCTCGCGGTCGATGCCCATCTTGCGCACCTTAGGGTCCTTCAGTCGCTCCGCCCTCTGCAGCATAAAGAGCTGCTTCTTAGTCTTGGTGTTCATCTGGTTCGAAGCGCTGGCTGCGTTGTCGACGGAGCTCGCGGCTGCGATTCCGCGGCCGTTGGCCGCAGAGAACAGATTTTGTTCCTCCACCGCCGAGCCCATTTATGCGtagctgtgtgtgtgtgtgtgtggaagaggcgcagagatgaggaggggggggggtgcctTTGTTGGACACCTGCGCAATACAGAGGTGTAGAAGGGAAGCGATAGAACAGAAGAGGAGAGCGCAAACACAAGAACGGGCTCGCCGGACCGAATGTGGAGATCGACGAGTGCCCAACGAGAGTCCGCGACCGAAGTACACCCGGAGAATGGGAATGTTCTCAAGTGGTTGTAGGGGGTAGATAGACAGCGAGCAAATGGAtgagaacagcagcagcaacagcagcagctgcggcggcaaaAAATATATATGGTGAGCGCGTGGTGAGGTTCAGTTGAGGAGGTTATAGATTGGCAAGGTGCTTTCAAGGCACCGAAGCGGCAGCTGGGTGATCGtcgaagcgagagagaaagaggacaGGGTTGCGAGAGGcaagaggagcaggaggggAAAACGCCGCAATTTCCTCGCAGGGAGATACTGGTGGCATacagggagagggagtgagTCAGGATGAgatgctgctgttgttgagggaaggagaaaagggactggaaaaggaagaaggggaAGCAGGTGCACGCACGGTGATTGCGACGCAAAGGACGGCCTTCACTTGAAAAGAAACTCTCACCAGTTGTGGAACCCCACCGCCTTCCTCTTGctccacccccttccctaCGATGCAACTCAGGCGCATCTCCCCAGCCGGATGTGCAGCGGCCGGTGCACGACACGGCGTGTGCAAATCTGCTGCACATTCGCTTTTCCTTGCTTCtcgttttcctttccttttgcTGTACTGTGTGAGTCTACACCGACCCACACGCCTCACGCGTGTATCATTCTGCGCTTGGGCGGATGTGTGAAGACGTGGGGGAGGCCCCGCATGCGTGCATGagcatatgtgtgtgtgtgtgtgtgtgtgtgtgtgcatgtttCTCAGGCGGAAAAGCGATAACACAGCACTGGAGGAGGAAGTGGGCAGGGGGTGGAGGGCAGCAGAggaacgccgccgcaccgtccTCTCATCTCTAATTGGCTACGTGGGCTCTGTCGAATGATGTCACCCtcgggaggaggagagaaagacTCATATGCGCTACTGCCGCGACTAGCTCTGCTGCATGCTCATCTCACGCATCGGCTTCTACAGCTGCAGTGATACCACCGAGAAAGTGGCACAACTAGGCAGGCGCGAGCGGCGACAACACTCCAGCCGCCGGATCGCGCTACTGCTGCGGCTTAAACTCGACTAaaggcgacggtgctgagcACTTGAAGCAAAACCTGCGGTTGTTGCGGTTGACGCCTTTGCACTTGGGGCATGTCCACAGTGTCGTCTCCTTTccgggcagcggcggcggcacgggcTTTGGCTGCTGACACTTGTGGCACACAACGGCGCCTCTGAAGTTCATCTGCCCGCACGGACAGGCCCAATCATGCGGATCCTCACCTGGCAGACTCGGGCGGCGAACGCcaggggggagaggaggggcgggggcacCACACTTGTAGCACTCACGCTTGGATTGGTAGTTGACTTCACCACACTGGCACAGCCAGTCGCCCTTGGTCGGCTCACGACTGCGCTTCCGTCGATGGTTGCCAGCGAGGCGCCGTGCGAGGCACAACGGCGTCGcagtggagaaggagcgcacgTACGTGCACGTTTTACTGCTCGTCATGGCCATTCCTGCCACCGCCCCGGAGGTTGCAGGGTAcaccacggcagccgcggcggcgccacaggGCCGGCGCAGAAAACGCGCCCCTAGTCCACCGTGACATCGCAGCATATTACGTAATCTCCCTTGGGCTCTCCGTGCGCGCCGGTCTTAcgcgggaggaggaggggggcttCGATGGATGCCTGCCTGTGCTTGTTTGTGCGTTGTCTCACGAGGTGCGAACGTCGACAAGCAACAGAAGGGTGAGAGAGCGGCAGGGGGGAGACGAGACGAGACGAGCAGTCGCACAAACGTCCTTTGCCTTCCTCTTGGCCCTTAATACGTCAAGAAGGGATCGCACACCACtacggaggtggaggagagagggagagcgatACGGTGTCGGGGTAGGGAAGGTGGGTGCAAGGAACAGCAATGTTTGTGCGTCCGGCAGGTCTCCCGAAGAAAGCAAATGGAAAGAGCCGAGGGAGAGCGATCACGTGGGAGGTTTTGCTTTTGTGCGCGGCGGGACAGtgtcgcggtgctgctgcagattGCGCATGTCAGTGACAAGTCGCGGCCTCTTTCTTCcgtgcctctcttcctcaccgCTGCATGGGCACAACAAGGCTGATCACGCGCGAATaggtgtgtgggt includes:
- a CDS encoding flagellar protofilament ribbon protein-like protein, which codes for MGSAVEEQNLFSAANGRGIAAASSVDNAASASNQMNTKTKKQLFMLQRAERLKDPKVRKMGIDREALDAQVREKEALRRLEKERNDYYDRQALLMDRHACALQQEVNSIRAAREKELQDYRQTFQKKEMGREWDLNDPEARRKELPARIGDDDPRNGPSSLQKFEGEDLDYAARRAAQQRQQRQWAQQQVNEKLAKKWMEQERDRAFDDRNEEVNHRLYEVEQKVAEQRRLMEKNGADFNRALAEQQRREAVRAKEEDTRLGLQEMAYQMDSDFLNERETVVSELGGSVMAERYKGMSEKQKTLLRAGQDEQLRELRRRRLLEVEEQRQWSLQENMQLRMANALDRQRERERRAEREQLAETHKMQAQAAAKRKAQLDELYKNAVDEDYFKYWDRCL
- a CDS encoding small GTP-binding protein Rab7, putative, which gives rise to MEEDLAYKIIVIGSVSVGKSNITSRFCDGAFYPDLVPTLGMDFKYSSCNTLEKRPRCVRLQVWDTSGQDDFVTLTTAFYRNCQGALLCFDLTNRQSFEDLDQWYERLERYSPVVPPLILVGCKLDLVESHLDEQGEGIVLGSHRQIAKSEADAWARYHSCLCYLETSAKENTNVSQAFQQLATYIASVANPGAKHAGRILGPGGRLLVEEEEEKQKKRQCCAN